In Capillimicrobium parvum, a genomic segment contains:
- a CDS encoding hydantoinase B/oxoprolinase family protein produces the protein MSRDVDPVLLQIIGGELDSIAKEMAHQLIRSSYSVLIRESEDMGCALLNTRCEEIAESDNTPFHVGSLVAYTKGMLQTIEERGIELRPGDVLAHNHPYLGASHSLDIAIIAPIFVDGELVAFSANTAHHLDIGGAQPGGTIDLFDMYAEGRIFNATFLYREGVRDDNMWFFFTDNTRAPREVMGDISCQVAAAQHGVRRFSELVAKHGWDTVQSYSEELIDYSERMLRAEIAKIPDGTYAAEGWLDDDGIHRDQPERINVKVIVEGDSVTVDLSESPPQRPNALNTPYGGSTCVGVYSLFRTLLLDTFLSEKYIPGNSGGFRPITVIAPEGTIFNPRFPAATQIRFNPINRVADLILQALAPVMPERTTAGNSAQLNGMYMSGTYPDGSYWITIEVDEGSYGGRPGKDGMDAVDCLSANIRNQPIEDLEMHLPFRFHRYELIEREFGHGRWRGGTSAVRDYAFLTPAQVTTESERHADIDPPPGVFGGTPGRPGRFWHVRNDGTQERLYSKVNAHRFAAGERLVIEGVTSGGYGDPLDRDPALVLDNCLDELISIEQARDVYGVVIDGRAVDAPATDALRAELRARSTEAKENA, from the coding sequence ATGAGCCGCGACGTCGACCCCGTCCTGCTGCAGATCATCGGCGGCGAGCTGGACTCGATCGCCAAGGAGATGGCCCACCAGCTGATCCGCAGCTCGTACTCCGTGCTGATCCGCGAGTCCGAGGACATGGGCTGCGCCCTGCTGAACACGCGCTGCGAGGAGATCGCCGAGTCCGACAACACGCCGTTTCACGTCGGCTCGCTCGTCGCCTACACGAAGGGCATGCTGCAGACGATCGAGGAGCGCGGCATCGAGCTGCGCCCCGGCGACGTGCTCGCCCACAACCACCCGTACCTCGGGGCCAGCCACTCGCTCGACATCGCGATCATCGCGCCGATCTTCGTCGACGGCGAGCTCGTGGCGTTCTCGGCGAACACCGCCCACCACCTCGACATCGGCGGCGCCCAGCCGGGCGGCACGATCGACCTGTTCGACATGTACGCCGAGGGCCGCATCTTCAACGCGACGTTCCTCTACCGCGAGGGCGTGCGCGACGACAACATGTGGTTCTTCTTCACCGACAACACCCGCGCGCCGCGCGAGGTGATGGGGGACATCTCCTGCCAGGTCGCCGCGGCCCAGCACGGCGTCCGCCGCTTCAGCGAGCTGGTCGCCAAGCACGGCTGGGACACGGTGCAGTCGTACTCCGAGGAGCTCATCGACTACTCCGAGCGGATGCTGCGGGCGGAGATCGCGAAGATCCCCGACGGGACGTACGCGGCCGAGGGCTGGCTCGACGACGACGGCATCCACCGCGACCAGCCCGAGCGCATCAACGTGAAGGTGATCGTGGAGGGCGACTCGGTGACCGTCGACCTGTCCGAGTCGCCGCCGCAGCGCCCCAACGCGCTCAACACGCCGTACGGCGGCTCGACGTGCGTCGGCGTCTACAGCCTGTTCCGCACGCTCCTGCTCGACACGTTCCTGTCGGAGAAGTACATCCCCGGCAACTCGGGCGGCTTCCGGCCGATCACCGTCATCGCCCCCGAGGGCACGATCTTCAACCCGAGGTTCCCGGCCGCGACGCAGATCCGCTTCAACCCGATCAACCGCGTCGCCGACCTGATCCTGCAGGCCCTGGCGCCCGTCATGCCCGAGCGCACGACGGCGGGCAACTCGGCCCAGCTCAACGGCATGTACATGAGCGGCACGTATCCGGACGGCAGCTACTGGATCACGATCGAGGTCGACGAGGGCTCCTACGGCGGGCGGCCCGGCAAGGACGGCATGGACGCGGTCGACTGCCTGTCGGCCAACATCCGCAACCAGCCGATCGAGGACCTCGAGATGCACCTGCCGTTCCGGTTTCACCGCTACGAGCTGATCGAGCGGGAGTTCGGGCACGGCAGGTGGCGCGGCGGCACGAGCGCCGTGCGCGACTACGCGTTCCTGACGCCGGCCCAGGTGACGACGGAGTCCGAGCGCCACGCGGACATCGACCCGCCGCCGGGCGTGTTCGGCGGCACGCCCGGGCGGCCGGGCCGCTTCTGGCACGTCCGCAACGACGGCACGCAAGAGCGCCTGTACTCGAAGGTCAACGCCCACCGCTTCGCCGCGGGCGAGCGGCTGGTCATCGAGGGCGTCACGAGCGGCGGCTACGGCGACCCGCTGGACCGCGACCCGGCCCTCGTGCTCGACAACTGCCTCGACGAGCTCATCTCGATCGAGCAGGCCCGCGACGTCTACGGCGTGGTCATCGACGGCCGCGCGGTCGACGCGCCGGCCACCGATGCCCTGCGCGCGGAGCTGCGTGCGCGGTCAACCGAAGCGAAGGAGAACGCCTGA
- a CDS encoding alpha/beta fold hydrolase: MPFADVGDVRLYYEFTGPEDKPVILQFGGSLFGRQNFDMVNDGMRENFRLLSFDASGYGRSTQPLTSYSIENWADEGAGLLDALGLDRVLTHGTSMGGMIAIAFTAKYPERTIASCADCGMARCDTYRRVMFRNWRQQCEALPLDDFCALLTIQAVGAAFIEEHPDVFDNVTRIVSANSPYTVRQACLAMEAMDLEPLIGDIRRPLLMTNGSRDIMTPPDLAPSGYSARQIAERVPDWARLHEFPDIGHADLLEVPDEAVRVVTAFFQEILQGEPDGAGVYKDLHAAAA, encoded by the coding sequence ATGCCGTTTGCGGACGTAGGCGACGTGCGGCTCTACTACGAGTTCACGGGCCCCGAGGACAAGCCGGTGATCCTGCAGTTCGGCGGGTCGCTGTTCGGCCGCCAGAACTTCGACATGGTCAACGACGGCATGCGCGAGAACTTCCGCCTGCTGAGCTTCGATGCGTCCGGCTACGGCCGCTCGACGCAGCCGCTGACGTCGTACTCGATCGAGAACTGGGCCGACGAGGGGGCCGGGCTGCTCGACGCGCTCGGCCTCGACCGCGTGCTGACCCACGGCACGTCGATGGGCGGGATGATCGCGATCGCGTTCACCGCGAAATACCCGGAGCGCACGATCGCGTCGTGCGCGGACTGCGGGATGGCGCGCTGCGACACGTACCGGCGCGTCATGTTCCGCAACTGGCGCCAGCAGTGCGAGGCGCTGCCGCTCGACGACTTCTGCGCGCTGCTGACGATCCAGGCGGTCGGCGCGGCGTTCATCGAGGAGCACCCGGACGTCTTCGACAACGTCACGCGGATCGTGAGCGCGAACTCGCCCTACACCGTGCGCCAGGCGTGTCTGGCCATGGAGGCCATGGACCTCGAGCCGCTCATCGGCGACATCCGCCGGCCGCTGCTGATGACGAACGGCTCGCGCGACATCATGACCCCGCCGGACCTGGCGCCGTCGGGCTACAGCGCGCGCCAGATCGCCGAGCGCGTGCCCGACTGGGCGCGGCTGCACGAGTTCCCCGACATCGGCCACGCCGACCTGCTCGAGGTGCCCGACGAGGCGGTCCGCGTCGTGACCGCGTTCTTTCAGGAGATCCTCCAGGGGGAGCCCGACGGCGCCGGGGTCTACAAGGACCTGCACGCGGCGGCCGCGTGA
- a CDS encoding alpha/beta fold hydrolase, producing MAGDHIDVRGARLWYEITGVGEPVLQIHGSGFGHFNFGPMTPILAKDFRCIDYDQRGYGASEKPEQHYDLEVWADDAAGMLDALGIEKAHIHGTSMGGMVATIMAGKYPDRVQSVVINCAAAKLGFSGRLVFKNWIDLIKLEGCGSRILAELISWQCLSRGYMATPEGQAGVDVIQQILRDANEDRVMIAACEAMNAMDNRDWVKKITSPALVIGGDEDVMTPWDQGPDGAGQQWIADNLPNGETYVVKGGNHSTIFDSTEDHAQAVTDFFRRHPGAA from the coding sequence ATGGCGGGCGACCACATCGACGTTCGCGGTGCCAGGCTGTGGTACGAGATCACCGGCGTGGGCGAGCCGGTCCTGCAGATCCACGGCTCGGGCTTCGGCCACTTCAACTTCGGGCCGATGACGCCGATCCTGGCGAAGGACTTCCGCTGCATCGACTACGACCAGCGCGGCTACGGGGCGTCCGAGAAGCCGGAGCAGCACTACGACCTCGAGGTCTGGGCCGACGACGCCGCCGGGATGCTCGACGCGCTCGGCATCGAGAAGGCGCACATCCACGGCACCTCGATGGGCGGCATGGTCGCGACGATCATGGCCGGCAAGTACCCGGATCGCGTCCAGTCGGTCGTCATCAACTGCGCGGCAGCCAAGCTCGGCTTCTCCGGTCGGCTCGTGTTCAAGAACTGGATCGACCTCATCAAGCTCGAGGGCTGCGGCAGCCGCATCCTCGCCGAGCTCATCTCCTGGCAGTGCCTGTCGCGCGGCTACATGGCCACGCCCGAGGGCCAGGCCGGCGTCGACGTGATCCAGCAGATCCTCCGCGACGCCAACGAGGACCGCGTCATGATCGCGGCCTGCGAGGCGATGAACGCGATGGACAACCGCGACTGGGTCAAGAAGATCACCTCGCCCGCGCTGGTCATCGGCGGCGACGAGGACGTCATGACCCCGTGGGACCAGGGGCCCGACGGCGCCGGTCAGCAGTGGATCGCCGACAACCTCCCCAACGGGGAGACGTACGTCGTCAAGGGCGGCAACCACTCGACGATCTTCGACAGCACCGAGGACCACGCCCAGGCGGTGACGGACTTCTTCCGCCGCCACCCGGGCGCGGCCTGA
- a CDS encoding CaiB/BaiF CoA transferase family protein, whose product MTLPLADVRVIAVEQYGAGPWGTLQLADLGAEIIKIEDPASHGDVGRYVPPYAADEDSLFFETFNRNKKSVSLDLRTPRGREVFERLVAGADAVYSNLRGDQPAKLRLTYDDLRDVNPRIVCCSLSGFGMTGPRAGEAGYDYIMQAMAGWMSMTGDPDGPPTKSGLSLVDLSGGYVSAIALLAGLWRARRDGVGCDCDISLFETALHQLMYIGTWAATEGYRPRRMPESAHPSIVPFQAFATADGWLTVACAKQKFWEMLARALDHEELLDDPRFADFAGRNEHREELLPVLREAFARRTTDEWLEVLAAAGVPHGPIYEVGEALEDPHVHARDDVVEIPHPRFGTVRQLASPLRLSGEPNPLDRAPFRGEHTDEVLRELAGYSDDEIAELRAGGTFG is encoded by the coding sequence ATGACACTCCCCCTTGCCGACGTGCGCGTCATCGCGGTCGAGCAGTACGGCGCGGGCCCCTGGGGCACGCTGCAGCTCGCCGACCTGGGCGCCGAGATCATCAAGATCGAGGACCCGGCCTCGCACGGCGACGTGGGGCGCTACGTCCCGCCGTACGCCGCGGACGAGGACTCGCTGTTCTTCGAGACGTTCAACCGCAACAAGAAGAGCGTCTCCCTCGATCTGCGCACGCCGCGCGGGCGTGAGGTGTTCGAGCGGCTCGTCGCCGGCGCGGATGCGGTCTACTCGAACCTCCGCGGCGATCAACCGGCCAAGCTGCGCCTGACCTACGACGACCTGCGCGACGTCAACCCGCGCATCGTGTGCTGCTCGCTGTCGGGCTTCGGGATGACGGGGCCGCGCGCGGGCGAGGCGGGCTACGACTACATCATGCAGGCGATGGCCGGCTGGATGAGCATGACCGGCGACCCCGACGGGCCGCCGACGAAGAGCGGCCTGTCGCTCGTCGACCTCTCCGGCGGGTACGTGTCGGCGATCGCGCTGCTCGCGGGACTCTGGCGCGCGCGCCGCGACGGCGTCGGCTGCGACTGCGACATCTCGCTCTTCGAGACCGCGCTGCACCAGCTCATGTACATCGGCACCTGGGCGGCGACCGAGGGCTACCGGCCGCGGCGCATGCCCGAGTCCGCGCACCCGTCGATCGTGCCCTTCCAGGCCTTCGCGACCGCCGACGGGTGGCTCACGGTGGCCTGCGCGAAGCAGAAGTTCTGGGAGATGCTCGCCCGCGCGCTCGACCACGAGGAGCTGCTCGACGACCCGCGCTTCGCGGACTTCGCCGGCCGCAACGAGCACCGCGAGGAGCTGCTGCCGGTGCTGCGCGAGGCGTTCGCGCGCCGCACGACCGACGAGTGGCTGGAGGTCCTCGCCGCCGCGGGCGTGCCCCACGGGCCGATCTACGAGGTCGGTGAGGCGCTCGAGGACCCGCACGTCCACGCGCGCGACGACGTCGTCGAGATCCCCCACCCGCGGTTCGGCACCGTCCGCCAGCTCGCCTCGCCGCTGCGGCTGAGCGGGGAGCCCAACCCGCTCGACCGCGCACCGTTCCGCGGCGAGCACACCGACGAGGTGCTGCGGGAGCTGGCCGGCTACTCCGACGACGAGATCGCGGAGCTGCGCGCCGGCGGGACGTTCGGCTGA
- a CDS encoding amidase → MSTPPDVSIAEVRRAIAAGELSAVDLAQGYLDRIAAHGEALNVYRTVTADLALEQAAAVDEAARRGDPLGPLAGVPVALKDNIAVAGVPMTAGTRHLPAADRAPAQDAPAYEGLRRAGAVLLGKLHMSEWAIGGTNQNVHWGDVHNPWDPARVSGGSSGGSGAAISSDLALATLGTDTGGSIRLPAALSGCCGLRPTSGRVSNRGSIPVAWTFDTIGPLARRAEDVAAMLDAISGYDPDDPVTIDVAVDDSAAALAGGVDGMRIGVLRGWWEDDADFDPAFAALLDEAVGQLERLGAIVEDVELPGGKEALELSAEMLLCEAAWFHQDRLRDTPEVFAPDVLQRLRRGAAMPGPKYGYGRQVQREWRRRVLQVLEGRDLLLCPGAGRAAPLAAESEPLAMTGVLARFIGMWVCSRTPALVVPCGFVDGLPVAMQLLGRPFEDGTVLRAAHGYQQATDWHLRRPDEAAWAGVAR, encoded by the coding sequence TTGAGCACGCCGCCCGACGTCTCCATCGCGGAGGTTCGGCGGGCGATCGCCGCCGGGGAGCTCTCCGCGGTCGATCTGGCGCAGGGCTACCTCGACCGGATCGCCGCCCACGGCGAGGCGCTCAACGTCTACCGCACCGTGACCGCCGACCTCGCGCTCGAGCAGGCGGCGGCGGTCGACGAGGCGGCGCGGCGCGGCGACCCGCTCGGGCCCCTGGCCGGGGTGCCGGTCGCGCTGAAGGACAACATCGCGGTCGCGGGCGTTCCGATGACCGCGGGCACCCGTCACCTGCCGGCGGCCGACCGCGCTCCCGCGCAGGACGCGCCGGCGTACGAGGGGCTGCGCCGCGCCGGCGCGGTGCTGCTCGGCAAGCTGCACATGTCGGAGTGGGCGATCGGCGGGACGAACCAGAACGTCCACTGGGGCGACGTGCACAACCCGTGGGATCCCGCGCGCGTGAGCGGCGGCTCCAGCGGCGGCTCGGGGGCGGCGATCTCGTCGGACCTCGCGCTCGCGACGCTCGGCACCGACACCGGCGGCTCGATCCGGCTGCCCGCGGCGCTGAGCGGCTGCTGCGGGCTGCGCCCCACCTCGGGGCGCGTGAGCAATCGCGGGTCGATCCCGGTGGCGTGGACGTTCGACACGATCGGGCCGCTCGCCCGCCGGGCCGAGGACGTCGCGGCGATGCTGGATGCGATCTCCGGCTACGACCCGGACGACCCGGTGACGATCGACGTGGCGGTCGACGACTCCGCGGCGGCGCTCGCCGGCGGTGTGGACGGCATGCGCATCGGCGTGCTGCGCGGCTGGTGGGAGGACGACGCGGACTTCGACCCGGCGTTCGCGGCGCTGCTCGACGAGGCGGTCGGGCAGTTGGAGCGGCTCGGCGCGATCGTCGAGGACGTCGAGCTGCCCGGCGGCAAGGAGGCGCTCGAGCTCAGCGCGGAGATGCTGTTGTGCGAGGCGGCCTGGTTTCACCAGGACCGCCTGCGCGACACGCCGGAGGTCTTCGCGCCGGACGTCCTGCAGCGGCTGCGCCGCGGGGCGGCGATGCCCGGGCCGAAGTACGGCTACGGGCGCCAGGTCCAGCGCGAGTGGCGCCGGCGGGTGCTGCAGGTGCTCGAGGGCCGCGACCTGCTGCTGTGTCCGGGCGCCGGCCGCGCCGCGCCGCTGGCCGCGGAGAGCGAGCCGCTGGCGATGACCGGCGTGCTCGCGCGGTTCATCGGGATGTGGGTGTGCTCACGCACGCCGGCGCTCGTCGTGCCGTGCGGGTTCGTCGACGGGCTGCCGGTCGCGATGCAGCTCCTCGGCCGCCCGTTCGAGGACGGCACCGTCCTGCGCGCCGCGCACGGCTACCAGCAGGCGACGGACTGGCATCTGCGCCGGCCGGACGAGGCGGCGTGGGCGGGCGTGGCGCGGTAG
- a CDS encoding RidA family protein translates to MDAQVVEAPFDWQEQYAISQAHRVGHLVFTSGQAAIAPDGTVVGAGDLRAQIEQTMTNLAAVLEAAGSSLERVFKVTIYVTDMAGFPDIVDMRRRWFKAPWPSDTIVQVAALGLPELLVEIEAVATVDEA, encoded by the coding sequence ATGGACGCCCAGGTCGTCGAAGCCCCGTTCGACTGGCAGGAGCAGTACGCCATCTCGCAGGCGCACAGGGTCGGACACCTCGTGTTCACCTCGGGCCAGGCGGCGATCGCGCCGGACGGAACCGTGGTCGGCGCGGGGGACCTGCGCGCCCAGATCGAGCAGACGATGACGAACCTCGCCGCCGTGCTGGAGGCGGCGGGTTCGTCGCTCGAGCGCGTGTTCAAGGTGACGATCTACGTCACCGACATGGCCGGGTTCCCGGACATCGTCGACATGCGCCGGCGGTGGTTCAAGGCGCCGTGGCCGTCGGACACGATCGTGCAGGTCGCGGCGCTCGGCCTGCCCGAGCTGCTCGTGGAGATCGAGGCCGTCGCCACGGTGGACGAGGCTTGA
- a CDS encoding hydantoinase B/oxoprolinase family protein, which translates to MSVATYEVGRAPGAPTRERVEVDPITMRVLGGAFHAIAKEMAGVLFRMSYSSIIRESEDLGAGIFDAQGRELCESDSTPMHIGSLPWYIRGFLDRLDGDIREGDVIVHNHPYLGASHSPDVAVAVPIFHEGELLGWAAVTAHVLDVGGSFPGINADAFDVYAESKLYNGLRWYREGELNVDVDRMIFDNVRTETMNRGDMNAMMAACQLGRDRMLRLFERYGTETVMSSAYGWMDYSEKMLRDQIAKIPDGEYQAPTAWLDDDARNRGVRLRVETKVIVEGDTITIDLTGSQAEVPTGYNVPFEGSLLVGAYYAIRTLLLDETTFPEHVPQNDGVFRPVEVVAPKGTIFNPNFPRACFSRFCQVQRVVDNTILALADQLPQQVTAGNSAGIHFCSYSGFVPETGEYWLYLEVNEGSYGGRYGKDAMDSVDNLMANTRNNPIEELDLRFPVRCDQYELRPEPAAPGKWRGGIGVIRRNRFLVDGTFSCEGDRQWDPPRGVFGGWDGLVASTHKNPGTPQQEYMEAKVTGIEFKAGEYIEFREPNAGGYGDPLERDPNMVREDVLDDFTTIELARDAYGVIFVDERSLEIDTSATESRRAEIRAARNGGPSGSLDDVFNRDAGKLIPSKSPSSEAGNQAFGMV; encoded by the coding sequence ATGTCTGTTGCCACGTACGAGGTCGGCCGCGCCCCCGGTGCGCCCACCCGCGAGCGCGTCGAGGTCGACCCGATCACCATGCGCGTCCTCGGCGGCGCGTTCCACGCGATCGCCAAGGAGATGGCCGGCGTCCTGTTCCGGATGTCGTACTCCTCGATCATCCGCGAGTCCGAGGACCTCGGCGCCGGGATCTTCGACGCACAGGGCCGCGAGCTGTGCGAGTCGGACTCGACGCCGATGCACATCGGCTCGCTGCCCTGGTACATCCGCGGCTTCCTCGACCGCCTCGACGGCGACATCCGCGAGGGCGACGTCATCGTCCACAACCATCCGTACCTCGGGGCGTCGCACAGCCCGGACGTCGCGGTGGCCGTGCCGATCTTCCACGAGGGCGAGCTGCTCGGCTGGGCGGCCGTGACCGCCCACGTGCTCGACGTCGGCGGCTCGTTCCCCGGCATCAACGCCGACGCGTTCGACGTCTACGCCGAGTCCAAGCTCTACAACGGCCTGCGCTGGTACCGCGAGGGCGAGCTGAACGTCGACGTCGACCGCATGATCTTCGACAACGTGCGGACCGAGACGATGAACCGCGGCGACATGAACGCGATGATGGCCGCGTGCCAGCTCGGGCGCGACCGCATGCTGCGGCTCTTCGAGCGCTACGGCACCGAGACGGTCATGAGCTCGGCGTACGGGTGGATGGACTACTCGGAGAAGATGCTGCGCGACCAGATCGCGAAGATCCCGGACGGCGAGTACCAGGCGCCGACGGCGTGGCTCGACGACGACGCCCGCAACCGCGGCGTGCGCCTGCGGGTGGAGACGAAGGTGATCGTCGAGGGCGACACGATCACGATCGACCTGACCGGCTCGCAGGCCGAGGTGCCGACGGGCTACAACGTCCCGTTCGAGGGGTCGCTGCTCGTCGGCGCGTACTACGCGATCCGCACGCTGCTGCTCGACGAGACGACGTTCCCCGAGCACGTGCCCCAGAACGACGGCGTCTTCCGGCCGGTGGAGGTGGTCGCGCCGAAGGGCACGATCTTCAACCCGAACTTCCCGCGGGCGTGCTTCTCGCGCTTCTGCCAGGTGCAGCGGGTGGTCGACAACACGATCCTCGCGCTCGCCGACCAGCTGCCCCAGCAGGTCACCGCCGGCAACTCGGCGGGGATCCACTTCTGCTCGTACTCGGGCTTCGTGCCGGAGACCGGCGAGTACTGGCTGTACCTCGAGGTCAACGAGGGCTCCTACGGCGGCCGGTACGGCAAGGACGCCATGGACTCCGTCGACAACCTCATGGCCAACACGCGCAACAACCCGATCGAGGAGCTCGACCTGCGCTTCCCCGTGCGCTGCGACCAGTACGAGCTGCGCCCGGAGCCGGCGGCGCCGGGCAAGTGGCGCGGCGGCATCGGCGTGATCCGGCGCAACCGCTTCCTCGTCGACGGGACGTTCTCGTGCGAGGGCGACCGCCAGTGGGACCCGCCGCGCGGCGTGTTCGGCGGCTGGGACGGGCTCGTGGCCTCGACGCACAAGAACCCGGGCACGCCGCAGCAGGAGTACATGGAGGCGAAGGTCACCGGCATCGAGTTCAAGGCCGGCGAGTACATCGAGTTCCGCGAGCCCAACGCGGGCGGCTACGGCGACCCGCTGGAGCGCGACCCGAACATGGTGCGCGAGGACGTCCTCGACGACTTCACGACGATCGAGCTGGCGCGCGACGCGTACGGCGTGATCTTCGTCGACGAGAGGTCGCTCGAGATCGACACCTCGGCCACCGAGAGCCGGCGCGCGGAGATCCGCGCGGCGCGCAACGGGGGCCCGAGCGGCTCGCTCGACGACGTGTTCAACCGCGACGCGGGCAAGCTGATCCCGTCGAAGAGCCCCTCGTCGGAGGCGGGCAACCAGGCGTTCGGGATGGTCTGA
- a CDS encoding hydantoinase/oxoprolinase family protein, with the protein MKRLGVDVGGTFTDLIYVDDESGTVLIHKLASTPDDPSRGTVQGIRELAEQAGVTPGDLDQVFHGTTIATNIVIEHNGARVGMITTQGYRDILHIARHKKPLNFSNYQDLPWQRYPLARRRDRVTVPERITAEGEILVPLDEDAAREQVRKLKEAGVEAVAVCFLFSFLNNAHEARVAEIVREEFPEAFLSVSSEVLPQYREYERFSTVALNAFVGPKVATYVRRLEDELRSMNVRTGVHLMTSASGVSTAQGAVERPVNLLMSGPVAGVVGGIWVGRQAGFDSVITLDVGGTSADIGLAQGGALRMKHLLDTRVGPYQAMIPMVDVDTIGAGGGSIAYVDGGGIFRSGPRSAGAQPGPAAYDRGGTEPTSTDAMVNLGWLLPEDFLGGAMKLKPELSRTAFEPVAEQLGMTVEEASLGAIQIASHSMVQSIEENSVRKGFDPRDFALIAEGGAGPAFAAGIALEVGTPAVIVPPYPGVTAALGLLATDTVYEYVTTTYQRVSQLNAPELEARFAELEDQARKQLEDDGIRADNLVIQRVADCRYLGQGYELRIDVPGGAIDDAWVGKVTADFHDAHEKEYSRRFEESDIEIPNIRVRGIGIMPELKLPELDAGGTTANDALRHEREAWFHVDGELREMRTKFYARDALRAGNKIEGPAVVNQYDSTTIIPPGLTAEVDRYGNIVIWVDQSARERLLGGLSAVASA; encoded by the coding sequence ATGAAACGCCTGGGAGTCGACGTCGGCGGCACGTTCACCGACCTCATCTACGTGGACGACGAGTCCGGCACCGTCCTCATCCACAAGCTCGCCTCGACGCCCGACGATCCCTCGCGCGGCACCGTGCAGGGCATCAGGGAGCTGGCCGAGCAGGCCGGGGTGACGCCCGGGGACCTCGACCAGGTCTTCCACGGCACGACGATCGCCACGAACATCGTCATCGAGCACAACGGCGCGCGCGTCGGGATGATCACGACGCAGGGCTACCGCGACATCCTCCACATCGCGCGCCACAAGAAGCCGCTGAACTTCTCCAACTACCAGGACCTGCCCTGGCAGCGCTACCCGCTGGCGCGCCGCCGCGACCGGGTCACGGTGCCCGAGCGCATCACCGCCGAGGGCGAGATCCTCGTGCCGCTCGACGAGGACGCGGCGCGCGAGCAGGTGCGCAAGCTCAAGGAGGCGGGCGTCGAGGCGGTCGCCGTGTGCTTCCTGTTCTCGTTCCTCAACAACGCGCACGAGGCGCGCGTGGCCGAGATCGTGCGCGAGGAGTTCCCCGAGGCGTTCCTGTCGGTCTCCTCGGAGGTCCTGCCCCAGTACCGCGAGTACGAGCGCTTCTCCACGGTCGCGCTCAACGCGTTCGTCGGCCCGAAGGTCGCGACGTACGTGCGCAGGCTCGAGGACGAGCTGCGCTCGATGAACGTCCGCACCGGCGTGCACCTCATGACGTCGGCCAGCGGCGTCTCGACCGCGCAGGGGGCCGTCGAGCGCCCGGTCAACCTGCTCATGTCCGGCCCCGTCGCGGGCGTCGTCGGCGGCATCTGGGTCGGCCGCCAGGCGGGCTTCGACTCGGTGATCACGCTCGACGTCGGCGGCACCTCGGCCGACATCGGCCTCGCCCAGGGCGGCGCGCTGCGCATGAAGCACCTGCTCGACACGCGCGTCGGCCCCTACCAGGCGATGATCCCGATGGTCGACGTCGACACGATCGGCGCGGGCGGCGGCTCGATCGCCTACGTCGACGGCGGCGGGATCTTCCGCTCCGGCCCGCGCTCGGCGGGCGCCCAGCCGGGCCCCGCGGCCTACGACCGCGGCGGCACGGAGCCGACGTCGACCGACGCCATGGTGAACCTCGGCTGGCTGCTGCCCGAGGACTTCCTCGGCGGGGCGATGAAGCTCAAGCCCGAGCTCTCGCGCACGGCGTTCGAGCCGGTGGCCGAGCAGCTCGGCATGACGGTGGAGGAGGCGTCGCTGGGCGCCATCCAGATCGCCAGCCACTCGATGGTCCAGTCGATCGAGGAGAACTCGGTCCGCAAGGGCTTCGACCCGCGCGACTTCGCGCTGATCGCCGAGGGCGGCGCCGGCCCGGCCTTCGCCGCGGGCATCGCGCTCGAGGTCGGCACGCCGGCCGTCATCGTGCCGCCCTACCCGGGCGTCACCGCGGCGCTCGGCCTGCTGGCCACCGACACGGTCTACGAGTACGTGACCACGACCTACCAGCGCGTGTCGCAGCTGAACGCGCCGGAGCTCGAGGCCCGGTTCGCCGAGCTCGAGGACCAGGCGCGCAAGCAGCTCGAGGACGACGGCATCCGCGCCGACAACCTCGTCATCCAGCGGGTGGCCGACTGCCGGTACCTCGGTCAGGGCTACGAGCTGCGCATCGACGTGCCCGGCGGCGCGATCGACGACGCGTGGGTCGGCAAAGTCACGGCGGACTTCCACGACGCGCACGAGAAGGAGTACTCGCGGCGCTTCGAGGAGTCCGACATCGAGATCCCCAACATCCGCGTGCGCGGCATCGGCATCATGCCCGAGCTCAAGCTGCCCGAGCTGGATGCCGGCGGCACGACCGCGAACGACGCGCTGCGCCACGAGCGCGAGGCGTGGTTCCACGTCGACGGCGAGCTGCGCGAGATGCGGACGAAGTTCTACGCGCGCGACGCGCTGAGGGCCGGCAACAAGATCGAGGGGCCGGCCGTCGTCAACCAGTACGACTCGACGACCATCATCCCGCCGGGGCTGACCGCCGAGGTCGACCGCTACGGCAACATCGTCATCTGGGTCGACCAGTCCGCCCGCGAGAGGCTCCTCGGCGGCCTGTCCGCCGTCGCGAGCGCCTAG